GTTCCTTTTTCTCACTCTCATGGTTTTACCCAGTGGGAGAGATTGGTTCGCCACTGGAACCTCATACCATGACGTCCACAGGAACAAACCCACTACCAGTGGGATGAGCACCGCTCATATGTTCGATTATACAGCGAATTGGTTGCTCTTGCCATCCCCAAAAGGGGATGCCGAGCAACGCCGTCTTTCATCCCACGATTGAAACCGTGGGCTGTCAGGCGGCTTTATCTGTAAATCAGAATCACATTGAATATGATCCCCATGAGCGCTCAAGGTAACAATATCACTTTGCCGGATTTGCCGCTCATCATCAGTTCAAATGCTTGTTCGAATTCTTCTAACGGGAACTTGTGGGTAATCAAAGGCTCCAGGATCACTTGCTCAGACTCGAGCAGTCCAGCCGTTTGCTCCCAAGTTTCAAACATTTTCCGGCCGGTGATGCCATGGATCTGAATTCCCTTGAAAACGATATCGTTGGTGATGTCCAGTTCCACCGGACGCGTCGGGAGACCCAACATCGAGATCCGGCCACCCATGGTCAACATCTTGAGTCCCTGCTGGATGGCGACGGGATGACCCGACATTTCCAATACGACGTCCACTCCCCGATCCCCTGTCAGCGACAACACTTTTTTGACCGGGTCTTCATTTTGTGAATGTACAATATGGGTCGCTCCCATCTGCACAGCCATATCCAACCGGTATTCGTTCACATCCAGTGCCAGTACTTTGGCCGCCCCACTCGCTCGGGCCACTGACACGGCCATCAACCCGATCGGACCGCAACCAATCACCGCCACCGTCTTGCCTGCAATCGGACCGGAAAGCACAGTGTGTACGGCGTTGCCCATCGGCTCCATCAACGTAGCCACTTCAAATGGCAGGCTTTTGCTGTTTTTCCACAAGTTTTTCGCCGGCATCACCACATATTCA
This portion of the Polycladomyces subterraneus genome encodes:
- the tdh gene encoding L-threonine 3-dehydrogenase, which produces MGGTMRALVKHHAGFGAELREVPIPEYGPDEVLIRVKATSLCGTDVHIYVYDDWAKSRVKPPYVFGHEFSGEVVAVGDQVTSFQVGDHVSAETHIVCYECPQCRRGEYHVCQNTQIIGVDRQGCFAEYVVMPAKNLWKNSKSLPFEVATLMEPMGNAVHTVLSGPIAGKTVAVIGCGPIGLMAVSVARASGAAKVLALDVNEYRLDMAVQMGATHIVHSQNEDPVKKVLSLTGDRGVDVVLEMSGHPVAIQQGLKMLTMGGRISMLGLPTRPVELDITNDIVFKGIQIHGITGRKMFETWEQTAGLLESEQVILEPLITHKFPLEEFEQAFELMMSGKSGKVILLP